The following are encoded together in the Candidatus Tanganyikabacteria bacterium genome:
- a CDS encoding flagellar basal body P-ring protein FlgI gives MLRKLGTILAVLLALGQIAPPADAQLLIGKPVRVKDIASIQGARDNYIHGVGLVVGLEGTGDSQSTGFSERALLNFVRASGLFPTDRLRAKNVAVVSIDAKLPPFIKPGQTIDVTVSSIGDAKSLSNGVLIPAPLKGPDDKVYAVAQGPLSTGGFGIEVQGTQVKKNATLVARIPNGALVEREVPVTMLDANGFMYINLLNPDFITSSRVAAAIGKSYLGAAQALDAATIRVYVTQQYRENLVDLVARLEGLEVLPDSVAKVVIEERTGTVILGSMVKIDPVAVSNGGLIIKVETKTNVSQPAPFSQGQTTVTQEAQVSATETKAKTIIFDKGTTLGTLVRALN, from the coding sequence ATGCTGCGCAAGCTCGGAACGATACTGGCGGTGCTGCTCGCACTGGGCCAGATCGCGCCGCCCGCCGACGCCCAGTTGCTGATCGGCAAGCCGGTGCGGGTCAAGGACATTGCCAGCATCCAGGGCGCCCGCGACAACTACATCCATGGCGTCGGCCTGGTCGTGGGCCTCGAGGGCACCGGCGACTCGCAGTCCACCGGCTTCTCCGAGCGTGCGCTCCTCAATTTCGTGCGGGCCTCGGGCCTGTTCCCCACCGATCGCCTCCGCGCCAAGAACGTGGCCGTCGTGTCGATCGACGCCAAGTTGCCGCCCTTCATCAAGCCCGGCCAGACCATCGACGTGACCGTTTCGTCCATCGGCGACGCCAAGAGCCTGTCCAACGGCGTGCTCATCCCCGCGCCGCTCAAGGGCCCAGACGACAAGGTCTACGCCGTCGCGCAGGGCCCCCTGTCCACCGGCGGCTTCGGCATAGAGGTCCAGGGCACACAGGTCAAGAAGAACGCCACCCTGGTCGCCCGCATCCCCAACGGCGCCCTCGTCGAACGCGAGGTCCCCGTCACCATGCTCGACGCCAACGGGTTCATGTACATCAATCTGCTGAACCCCGACTTCATCACGTCTTCGCGCGTCGCCGCCGCCATCGGCAAGTCGTACCTCGGCGCGGCGCAGGCCCTGGATGCCGCCACCATCCGCGTCTACGTCACGCAGCAGTACCGCGAGAATCTCGTCGATCTGGTCGCCCGCCTGGAGGGCCTGGAAGTGCTTCCCGACTCGGTCGCCAAGGTCGTCATCGAGGAGCGCACGGGCACCGTGATCCTCGGCTCCATGGTCAAGATCGACCCGGTGGCCGTGAGCAACGGCGGCCTGATCATCAAGGTCGAGACCAAGACCAACGTGTCGCAGCCCGCGCCCTTCTCGCAGGGCCAGACCACCGTCACGCAGGAGGCGCAGGTCTCGGCCACCGAGACCAAGGCCAAGACCATCATCTTCGACAAGGGCACGACCCTCGGCACCCTGGTCCGGGCCCTCAACC
- a CDS encoding flagellar basal body L-ring protein FlgH, producing the protein MSCSPAEALIRRASGICLVAASLCIFAAAPVRADSLFSDSNAGGYITDQIGDRRSSLGPGSLVTVTVVETIQAEQSAETKAVKDSKLTSSWDFGTLFPRTAKSGIALTGKEDFAGDGITRRGGVIKMNVACQVMEVLPDGSLRIKGTKDLVVNEEKSTVVLTGIVRPYDISETNTIISDKIAGLHLEYQGSGPNTAKSTPGLLTRVLNWLF; encoded by the coding sequence ATGAGTTGCTCACCGGCTGAGGCTCTGATACGACGCGCGTCCGGCATCTGCCTGGTGGCCGCGAGCCTGTGCATCTTCGCCGCCGCGCCCGTCCGGGCCGATTCCCTCTTCTCGGACTCCAACGCCGGGGGCTACATCACCGACCAGATCGGCGATCGCCGCTCCTCGCTCGGCCCGGGATCCCTGGTCACCGTGACGGTCGTCGAGACCATCCAGGCCGAGCAGTCGGCCGAGACCAAAGCCGTCAAGGACAGCAAGCTGACCAGTTCCTGGGATTTCGGCACTTTGTTCCCCCGTACCGCCAAGTCGGGCATCGCGCTCACCGGCAAGGAGGATTTCGCGGGCGACGGCATCACGCGCCGCGGCGGCGTCATCAAGATGAACGTCGCGTGCCAGGTGATGGAAGTGCTGCCCGACGGTTCGCTGCGCATCAAGGGCACCAAGGACCTGGTGGTCAACGAAGAGAAGAGCACGGTGGTGCTGACCGGCATCGTGCGGCCCTACGACATCAGCGAGACCAACACCATCATCAGCGACAAGATCGCGGGCCTGCACCTGGAGTACCAGGGCTCGGGGCCCAACACCGCCAAGAGCACGCCGGGACTGCTAACCCGGGTCCTCAACTGGCTGTTCTAG
- the flgA gene encoding flagellar basal body P-ring formation protein FlgA, with protein MMKLLQAATAGLALAAGLAFAVASPALALTERECVEFVRGQAALMYRVPASNVAVRWDGPRLAEILPKPANEATLALDRSLFKLSGTMPVPLQVWQKGTRVATIYPRLTINVQQEVAVATDRIGRGRVLDGAVVRIEKRPIGASSTQPFTSLEGVLGAVSRMDIPAGTVLTGAMIEVPPVVKGGQMVSVRLVSGGLLIMSSGQVLQDGRPGQLVRILNTKSQRDFLARVVGPDLVEVNIAEEEEGGQ; from the coding sequence ATGATGAAGCTGCTGCAAGCCGCAACCGCCGGGCTGGCGCTCGCGGCGGGCCTGGCCTTCGCGGTTGCCTCTCCCGCGCTGGCGCTGACCGAGCGCGAGTGCGTCGAGTTCGTTCGCGGCCAGGCCGCCCTGATGTACCGGGTACCCGCCTCAAACGTGGCGGTGCGCTGGGACGGGCCGCGCCTCGCGGAGATCCTGCCCAAGCCGGCCAACGAAGCCACCCTGGCGCTCGACCGGTCGCTCTTCAAGCTCAGCGGCACCATGCCGGTTCCCCTGCAGGTGTGGCAGAAGGGCACGCGCGTGGCGACCATCTACCCGCGCCTCACGATCAACGTGCAGCAGGAAGTCGCGGTGGCCACCGATCGCATCGGCCGCGGCCGCGTGCTCGACGGCGCGGTGGTGCGCATCGAGAAGCGGCCGATCGGCGCTTCTTCCACCCAGCCCTTCACCTCGCTGGAGGGCGTGCTGGGCGCCGTGTCGCGCATGGACATCCCGGCGGGCACCGTGCTGACCGGCGCCATGATCGAGGTGCCGCCGGTGGTCAAGGGCGGGCAGATGGTGTCGGTGCGCCTGGTCAGCGGCGGCCTGCTGATCATGTCGAGCGGCCAGGTGCTGCAGGACGGCCGGCCCGGGCAACTGGTGCGCATCCTCAACACGAAGTCGCAGCGCGACTTCCTGGCCCGGGTGGTCGGGCCCGACCTGGTCGAGGTCAACATCGCCGAGGAGGAGGAGGGAGGCCAATGA
- the flgG gene encoding flagellar basal-body rod protein FlgG: MMHSIWTAATGMQAQQMRINTIANNLANVNTTSYKKSSVEFQDLLYQQIENPGVETAGVQVGLGVRPVAITKYHSQGNLQITNNPLDMAIDGQGFFRVRANDAAQSNAYTRDGSFKIDQEGLLTTSTGERVDPPVPIGEGVTDIKVRENGQIFGRLPGQTIQTPIGQLNLFLFANPAALQSVGNNLYVETIASGIARQGQPGSEQGHGVIRQGALETSNVELVTEMVMMIATQKSYDTSAKAIQVSDRMMEATNQLVR; encoded by the coding sequence ATGATGCACTCGATTTGGACCGCGGCCACCGGCATGCAGGCCCAGCAGATGCGAATCAACACCATCGCCAACAACCTGGCGAACGTGAACACGACGTCCTACAAGAAGAGCTCGGTCGAATTCCAGGACCTGCTCTACCAGCAGATAGAGAATCCCGGCGTCGAGACCGCCGGCGTGCAGGTGGGCCTGGGCGTGCGCCCGGTGGCCATCACCAAGTACCACTCGCAGGGCAACCTGCAGATCACCAACAACCCGCTGGACATGGCCATCGACGGCCAGGGCTTCTTCCGGGTCAGGGCCAACGACGCGGCGCAATCCAACGCCTACACCCGCGACGGCTCGTTCAAGATCGACCAGGAAGGCCTGCTCACGACGTCCACGGGCGAACGCGTCGACCCGCCGGTACCCATCGGCGAGGGCGTCACCGACATCAAGGTCCGGGAGAACGGCCAGATCTTCGGCCGCCTGCCAGGCCAGACCATCCAGACGCCGATCGGCCAGCTCAACCTCTTCCTGTTCGCCAACCCCGCCGCGTTGCAGTCCGTCGGCAACAACCTGTACGTCGAGACGATCGCCTCGGGCATCGCCCGGCAGGGCCAGCCGGGGTCGGAGCAGGGCCATGGCGTCATCCGCCAGGGCGCGCTCGAGACGTCCAACGTGGAGCTCGTCACCGAGATGGTCATGATGATCGCCACCCAGAAGTCGTACGACACGTCGGCCAAGGCCATCCAGGTATCGGACCGGATGATGGAAGCCACCAACCAGCTGGTCCGGTAG
- a CDS encoding flagellar hook-basal body protein, with amino-acid sequence MLRGIYNAASGMTLNMQVVDVLAHNLANANTSGYKRRQPVMKSFGDILVDLTGEPDRSHPVGTTGTGVHMDEIARIERMGPLRRTGNTFDVALATPGHYFVVQRQDGTRLFTRDGQFYRNDRGQIVTGAGEAVLGADLGPLSLRDDARDIKIQPDGTILANETELGRLLVVAPTRDQLRAYPAARLPLQQAEAVEVRQGYLESSNVEIVTEMVSLIEANRSFGFEQKIVSAHDQMLQKAANDLGRLQ; translated from the coding sequence ATGTTGCGCGGCATCTACAACGCGGCGTCCGGCATGACGCTGAACATGCAGGTCGTGGACGTGCTGGCGCACAACCTGGCCAACGCCAACACGTCGGGCTACAAGCGGCGCCAGCCCGTGATGAAGTCCTTCGGGGACATCCTCGTCGACCTCACGGGCGAGCCCGACCGGTCGCACCCGGTCGGCACCACGGGCACCGGGGTGCACATGGACGAGATCGCCCGCATCGAGCGGATGGGACCGCTGCGGCGCACCGGCAACACCTTCGACGTGGCGCTCGCGACGCCGGGGCACTACTTCGTGGTGCAACGGCAGGACGGCACGCGCCTCTTCACGCGCGACGGGCAGTTCTATCGCAACGACCGCGGGCAGATCGTGACCGGCGCCGGCGAAGCCGTGCTCGGGGCCGATCTCGGACCTTTGTCGCTGAGAGATGACGCGAGAGACATAAAGATCCAGCCGGACGGGACGATCCTAGCTAATGAGACTGAACTCGGGAGGCTACTGGTCGTCGCTCCGACCCGGGATCAGCTTCGGGCCTATCCTGCCGCGAGATTGCCGTTGCAGCAGGCCGAGGCGGTCGAGGTGAGACAGGGATATCTGGAATCCAGCAACGTGGAAATCGTGACCGAAATGGTGAGCCTCATCGAGGCGAACCGCAGCTTCGGTTTCGAGCAGAAGATCGTGTCGGCGCACGACCAGATGCTCCAGAAGGCCGCCAACGACCTCGGAAGGCTTCAGTAA
- a CDS encoding flagellar hook-length control protein FliK: MAGSSNVRGPGQQPGFPQAPATRTPAQQTSAPPQIEQSLVDAAKQRPAGPQFFGYHTDASIMARLAQQGIAPNAVNLRIAQQMLRYGLPLSPATLGNIRQMWQAMGAMSLVDLEALIALFSMGKPIDAANMGAMLQLLSGGPMSHLFARLTLALKQLPPGMPGAAGKEGEQLKQLLQAFWKLGNGPEALPAELPQFRQLTGRIQQLLGSGLPGRVTGELATELAALHQLFQAQHLLQAQRQGTTIYIPFFQWREQQPMPGEFLVQADRENAAQAAANYTQITVAVDTRNLGRVTIDFTASRGHLGLQFEVQDQAVKQLVDAGLPTLRKRLGPRTGYTIAGLSVVEVGQGRSISVLLPKRRDLRKLGRAIGVL, translated from the coding sequence GTGGCGGGAAGCTCTAACGTCCGGGGACCCGGTCAACAACCGGGATTCCCTCAAGCGCCTGCGACGCGGACGCCGGCGCAGCAGACGAGCGCGCCGCCCCAGATCGAGCAGAGCCTCGTCGATGCCGCGAAACAGCGGCCGGCCGGCCCGCAGTTCTTCGGCTACCACACCGACGCCTCGATCATGGCGCGGCTGGCGCAGCAGGGCATCGCCCCCAACGCCGTCAACCTGCGCATCGCCCAGCAGATGCTCCGCTACGGCCTGCCGCTCTCGCCCGCCACGCTCGGCAACATCCGGCAGATGTGGCAGGCGATGGGCGCGATGTCCCTGGTCGACCTCGAGGCCCTGATCGCGCTGTTCTCGATGGGCAAGCCCATCGACGCGGCAAACATGGGCGCGATGCTGCAACTGCTCTCGGGCGGCCCGATGTCGCACCTGTTCGCCCGCCTCACCCTGGCGCTCAAGCAGTTGCCGCCCGGAATGCCCGGCGCGGCCGGCAAGGAAGGCGAGCAGCTCAAGCAACTGCTCCAGGCGTTCTGGAAGCTCGGCAACGGCCCCGAGGCGCTCCCCGCCGAACTGCCGCAGTTCCGGCAGCTCACCGGCCGCATCCAGCAGTTGCTCGGGTCCGGCCTGCCCGGCCGGGTGACGGGCGAGCTGGCGACCGAACTCGCGGCGCTCCACCAGCTCTTCCAGGCCCAGCACCTCCTCCAGGCCCAGCGCCAGGGCACCACCATCTACATCCCGTTCTTCCAGTGGCGCGAGCAGCAGCCCATGCCCGGGGAGTTCCTGGTGCAGGCCGATCGGGAAAACGCGGCGCAGGCCGCGGCAAACTACACCCAGATCACCGTGGCGGTGGACACGCGCAACCTCGGTCGCGTGACGATCGATTTCACGGCCAGCCGGGGCCACCTGGGCCTGCAGTTCGAGGTGCAGGACCAGGCGGTCAAGCAACTGGTCGACGCGGGACTGCCGACGCTGCGCAAGCGCCTCGGCCCGCGCACCGGCTACACGATCGCCGGCCTGTCGGTGGTCGAGGTGGGCCAAGGCCGCAGCATCTCGGTGCTGCTGCCAAAGCGGCGCGACCTGCGCAAACTGGGCCGTGCCATCGGAGTCCTGTGA
- a CDS encoding prepilin-type N-terminal cleavage/methylation domain-containing protein, whose translation MKSKAQQGFTLIELLVVVVIIGILASVAVPNFMGAQDKAKNSGVQANTHNVQMALEQYAVDNAGVYPDSETALHSGVVTDKGYMAGGAWPRTPWGMQQAAGIAVPFDVVTQAASAGGSPTSGKAEAAAGTNANPTTATHYGAIAYKVPSDATAKERYTLMGTGKKNNNAVIAIFLKNF comes from the coding sequence ATGAAGTCGAAGGCCCAACAGGGCTTCACCCTGATCGAACTGCTCGTCGTCGTCGTCATCATCGGCATCCTCGCCTCGGTGGCGGTGCCCAACTTCATGGGCGCCCAGGACAAGGCGAAGAATTCGGGAGTCCAGGCCAACACGCACAACGTGCAGATGGCCCTGGAGCAGTATGCCGTCGACAACGCGGGCGTCTACCCCGACAGCGAGACCGCGCTGCACTCGGGCGTCGTCACCGACAAGGGGTATATGGCCGGTGGGGCGTGGCCGCGCACCCCCTGGGGCATGCAGCAGGCCGCGGGCATCGCCGTCCCGTTCGACGTCGTCACGCAGGCCGCGTCGGCCGGCGGCAGCCCCACGAGCGGCAAAGCCGAGGCGGCGGCGGGAACCAATGCCAACCCGACCACGGCGACCCACTATGGCGCGATCGCGTACAAGGTGCCGTCGGACGCCACCGCCAAGGAGCGCTACACGCTGATGGGGACCGGCAAGAAGAACAACAACGCCGTCATCGCGATCTTTCTGAAGAACTTCTAG
- a CDS encoding ABC transporter ATP-binding protein, translated as MTDHELVIDAQALTKIYPAQIGQAAKTALDGLELRVARGETFGILGPNGAGKTTTQKLFLGLMRPTKGTVTMFGARPDEAAVRKRIGFLPENPYFYNYLTGEEFVRFCGGLFDIPRKTLEERLDKLLELVGMQSAKEQQLRKYSKGMLQRIGIAQALINDPDLVLLDEPMSGLDPVGRHQFREIIKGLKAQGKTIVFNSHILSDVEDICDRFCILLHGRKVAEGTVAEFTSGGKSLEEHFVKVVNESNQGAAMIG; from the coding sequence ATGACTGATCACGAACTCGTCATCGACGCCCAGGCACTCACCAAGATCTACCCGGCCCAGATCGGCCAGGCCGCCAAGACCGCCCTGGACGGGCTGGAGCTGCGGGTGGCTCGGGGCGAGACCTTCGGCATCCTTGGCCCCAACGGCGCGGGCAAGACCACGACGCAGAAGCTGTTCCTCGGGCTCATGCGGCCCACGAAGGGGACGGTGACCATGTTCGGCGCCCGGCCGGACGAGGCGGCGGTGCGCAAGCGAATCGGCTTCCTCCCCGAAAATCCGTACTTCTACAACTACCTCACCGGCGAGGAGTTCGTGCGCTTCTGCGGCGGGCTCTTCGACATCCCGCGAAAGACGCTGGAGGAGCGGCTGGACAAGCTGCTGGAGCTGGTCGGGATGCAGTCGGCCAAGGAGCAGCAGCTCCGCAAGTACTCCAAGGGCATGCTGCAGCGCATCGGCATCGCGCAGGCGCTGATCAACGATCCCGACCTGGTCCTGCTGGACGAGCCGATGAGCGGCCTGGATCCCGTGGGCCGCCACCAGTTCCGCGAGATCATCAAGGGCCTCAAGGCGCAGGGCAAGACCATCGTGTTCAACTCGCACATCCTCTCGGACGTAGAGGACATCTGCGATCGGTTCTGCATCCTCCTGCACGGCCGCAAGGTCGCGGAGGGGACGGTCGCGGAGTTCACGTCGGGCGGCAAGTCGCTCGAGGAGCACTTCGTGAAGGTGGTCAACGAAAGCAACCAGGGCGCCGCGATGATCGGCTGA
- a CDS encoding ABC transporter permease subunit has translation MQKIVDLANNTFRETIRDRVLNAALVFAVAMIGASVLLGTLSIGQDIKIMRDLGLAAIEVFGAAIAIFVGTSMLFREIDKRTVIVVLAKPVTRHEFLLGKFLGLSATLTCLLVAMAAAYAALLLYSGGWDNALLWQVALVWMQLLVLVGLSLMFSAFTSPVLAMLFTFGLYLAGHNLDSFKVLGEKASPLVKALTEALYYGLPNFSHLDIKNQVVYGAPFSLPQFGVAVTYGAVYAALALAVAMVVFSRREL, from the coding sequence ATGCAAAAAATCGTCGATCTTGCGAACAACACGTTCCGGGAGACCATCCGCGACCGCGTGCTGAACGCGGCGCTGGTCTTCGCGGTGGCGATGATCGGCGCGTCGGTGCTGCTGGGGACCCTGTCGATCGGCCAGGACATCAAGATCATGCGGGACCTGGGCCTGGCGGCGATCGAGGTCTTCGGCGCGGCCATCGCCATTTTCGTGGGCACCAGCATGCTCTTCCGGGAAATAGACAAGCGCACGGTGATCGTCGTGCTCGCCAAGCCGGTCACGCGCCACGAGTTCCTCCTGGGCAAGTTCCTCGGACTGTCGGCGACGCTGACCTGCCTGCTCGTCGCCATGGCGGCGGCCTACGCGGCCCTGCTGCTCTATTCGGGCGGCTGGGACAACGCCCTGCTGTGGCAGGTGGCGCTGGTCTGGATGCAACTCCTGGTGCTGGTGGGCTTGTCCCTGATGTTCTCGGCCTTCACCTCGCCGGTCCTCGCCATGCTCTTCACCTTCGGGCTGTACCTGGCGGGCCACAACCTCGACAGCTTCAAGGTCCTGGGCGAGAAGGCCTCGCCGCTGGTGAAGGCCCTGACCGAGGCGCTCTATTACGGCCTGCCCAACTTCAGCCACCTGGACATCAAGAACCAGGTGGTCTACGGGGCGCCGTTCTCGCTGCCGCAGTTCGGCGTGGCGGTGACCTACGGGGCGGTCTACGCGGCGCTCGCCCTGGCGGTGGCTATGGTCGTCTTCTCGCGCCGGGAGCTCTGA
- a CDS encoding C1 family peptidase produces MRPRFALPAALVSASLALGACSLAQVQSTLSAGARFLDDPIVREILDKVVLPLLPLDSKELRPLLDKAYTAAEVVKAYQATFGAKVGDLPTTDLVKQISLQGATQFGILTETRVGLGAMPSGTALERLIGLILVLFELKGKGQAVEPTQVLTPIYGSSSQTTPTPAPSPGATAAPTPTPAPGAPCGAAAGQVDLRCRFGAVRSQGPRGTCNLFAFAQLMDYQYPDRGQHSPEFLDWIYNHQFRARASDQKKHLWNVDEGTYTDVISALVTPQGNPVPNDFMPYIPPAQGAVLESEAPYQRDLESSPTSASPESVAPRRLGADLAGRLRSGAALRTDLLQTYALKLDVNTLEKALDEGNPIRMSYPVRERDWQTPALRQRSFRLAELPSGRSAADNYGYHAVLLVGYRRDGSAPGGGWFLLRNSWGDDWGDGGYAWVSYQLTLDYAHEPLIARKVDAANTTTFSTAPLPDVAPRR; encoded by the coding sequence ATGCGCCCGCGCTTCGCACTGCCGGCGGCCCTGGTCTCGGCCTCGCTCGCCCTCGGGGCCTGCTCCCTGGCGCAGGTCCAGAGCACGCTGTCGGCCGGCGCCAGGTTCCTCGACGATCCCATCGTCCGCGAGATCCTCGACAAGGTGGTCCTCCCCTTGCTGCCGCTCGACTCCAAGGAGTTGCGGCCGCTCCTGGACAAGGCCTACACGGCCGCCGAGGTGGTGAAGGCCTACCAGGCGACCTTCGGAGCCAAGGTCGGCGATCTGCCCACCACCGACCTCGTGAAGCAGATCTCCCTGCAGGGCGCGACGCAGTTCGGCATCCTGACCGAGACGCGGGTGGGCCTGGGCGCCATGCCGTCGGGCACGGCCCTGGAGCGCCTGATCGGCCTCATCCTGGTCCTGTTCGAGCTCAAGGGCAAGGGCCAGGCCGTCGAGCCGACGCAGGTCCTCACGCCGATCTACGGCAGTTCGAGCCAGACGACGCCCACGCCCGCGCCGAGCCCCGGGGCCACGGCGGCGCCGACTCCCACGCCCGCGCCCGGCGCGCCGTGCGGGGCCGCCGCCGGCCAGGTCGATCTGCGGTGCAGGTTCGGCGCCGTGCGCAGCCAGGGGCCGCGGGGCACCTGCAACCTCTTCGCCTTCGCGCAGCTCATGGACTATCAGTATCCCGATCGGGGCCAGCACTCGCCCGAGTTCCTCGACTGGATCTACAATCACCAGTTCCGCGCACGCGCCAGCGACCAGAAGAAGCACCTCTGGAACGTGGACGAGGGCACCTACACCGACGTCATCAGCGCCCTGGTGACGCCGCAGGGCAACCCCGTGCCGAACGACTTCATGCCCTACATCCCGCCGGCGCAGGGCGCCGTGCTGGAATCGGAGGCGCCGTACCAGCGGGATCTGGAGTCGTCGCCCACCTCGGCCTCGCCCGAGTCGGTGGCCCCGAGGCGCCTGGGCGCCGACCTGGCGGGGCGGCTGCGCTCCGGCGCGGCGTTGCGCACCGATCTGCTCCAGACCTACGCGCTGAAACTCGACGTCAATACCCTCGAGAAGGCCCTCGACGAGGGCAACCCGATCCGCATGTCCTACCCGGTGCGGGAGCGCGACTGGCAGACGCCGGCGCTGCGGCAGCGGAGTTTCCGCCTCGCCGAACTGCCGTCCGGCCGGTCGGCGGCCGACAACTACGGCTACCACGCCGTGCTGCTGGTGGGCTACCGGCGGGATGGCTCGGCCCCGGGCGGCGGCTGGTTCCTGCTACGCAACTCGTGGGGCGACGACTGGGGTGACGGAGGCTACGCCTGGGTCAGCTACCAGCTGACGCTCGACTACGCCCACGAACCGCTGATCGCCAGGAAAGTGGACGCCGCCAACACCACGACCTTCTCGACCGCCCCGCTGCCCGACGTGGCGCCGCGGCGGTAG
- the flgB gene encoding flagellar basal body rod protein FlgB, with protein MLFDKNLRGVERAMDGLALRFQAASQNLANIHTPGYQRQIVDFEASLKEAIAAGETPIDPDNPMTGSPPSDSYMLEIWHPQRKTVERKQQRIDGNGVSLEAEMADVTRTALNFNMAATWVAAEYRNLKYVVDAR; from the coding sequence ATGCTGTTCGACAAGAACCTGCGCGGCGTCGAGCGCGCGATGGACGGTCTGGCACTGCGGTTCCAGGCGGCCTCGCAGAATCTGGCCAACATCCATACCCCGGGCTACCAGCGCCAGATCGTGGACTTCGAGGCGTCCTTGAAGGAAGCCATCGCGGCCGGCGAGACGCCGATCGACCCGGACAACCCGATGACGGGTTCCCCTCCCAGCGATTCGTACATGCTCGAGATCTGGCATCCGCAGCGCAAGACCGTCGAGCGCAAACAGCAGCGCATCGACGGCAACGGCGTGAGCCTGGAGGCCGAGATGGCCGACGTCACGCGGACGGCCCTCAACTTCAACATGGCGGCCACGTGGGTGGCGGCCGAGTACCGCAATCTGAAGTACGTCGTCGACGCCAGGTAG
- the flgC gene encoding flagellar basal body rod protein FlgC, which translates to MLKVFDTGESALAANRFWLELVANNMANAQTTRTPEGGPYRRKLPVFSQILDQELGVATGVQVTGVVPDQRPLQKTYKPGHPDADRDGFVLMPNVNVVTEMVDMISIQRSYDANVTMLSAVKNMTNKSLEIGR; encoded by the coding sequence CTGTTGAAGGTGTTCGACACCGGCGAGAGCGCTCTCGCCGCCAACCGGTTCTGGCTTGAACTGGTGGCCAACAACATGGCCAACGCCCAGACGACCCGCACTCCCGAGGGCGGGCCTTACCGCCGGAAACTTCCCGTCTTCTCCCAGATCCTCGACCAGGAACTCGGCGTCGCGACCGGCGTGCAGGTCACGGGCGTGGTGCCGGATCAGCGGCCGCTGCAGAAGACCTACAAGCCCGGCCATCCCGACGCCGATCGCGACGGTTTCGTGCTGATGCCGAACGTCAACGTGGTCACCGAGATGGTGGACATGATCAGCATCCAGCGCAGCTACGACGCCAACGTCACGATGCTCTCGGCGGTCAAGAACATGACCAACAAGTCGCTGGAAATCGGGAGGTAA
- a CDS encoding flagellar hook-basal body complex protein FliE: protein MSLINLRTLPGLGRSNGTPGFADFPKFPEFPELPAAGLEGGFDAAPGSPEATGTAGTHFAEILEEAINSVSHQDHKADAIALDASTGGNVDPHTVMIEMAKAETMIHLTSSISTKMAQNVQTIMNMQI from the coding sequence ATGTCCCTCATCAATCTGCGCACCCTGCCCGGACTCGGCCGCTCGAACGGCACGCCGGGTTTCGCTGACTTCCCGAAGTTCCCCGAATTCCCCGAACTTCCCGCCGCGGGCCTCGAAGGCGGCTTCGACGCCGCGCCCGGTTCGCCCGAGGCCACGGGCACGGCCGGGACCCACTTCGCCGAGATTCTCGAGGAAGCCATCAATTCGGTCTCTCACCAGGATCACAAGGCCGACGCCATCGCCCTCGACGCCTCCACCGGCGGCAACGTCGATCCGCACACGGTGATGATCGAGATGGCCAAGGCCGAGACGATGATTCACCTGACCAGCAGCATCTCGACGAAGATGGCCCAGAACGTCCAGACCATCATGAACATGCAGATCTAG